From the genome of Zalophus californianus isolate mZalCal1 chromosome 6, mZalCal1.pri.v2, whole genome shotgun sequence, one region includes:
- the LOC113909752 gene encoding actin-related protein 3-like: MKGVDDLDFFIGDEAIEKPTYATKWSIRHGIVEDWDLMERFMEQVIFKYLRAEPEDHYFLLTEQPLNTPENREYTAEIMFESFSVPGLYIAVQAVLALAASWTSRQVGEWTLTGTVIDSGDGVTHVIPVAEGYVIGSCIKHIPIAGRDITYFIQQLLRDREVGIPPEQSLETAKAVKERYSYVCPDLVKEFNKYDTDGSKWIKQYTGINAISQKEFSIDVGYERFLGPEIFFHPEFANPDFTQPISEVVDEVIQNCPIDVRRPLYKNIILSGGSTTFRDFGRRLQRDLKRTVDARLKLSEELSGGRLKPKPIDVQVITHHMQRYAVWFGESMLASMPEFYQVCHTKKDYEETGPSICRHNPVFGVMS, from the coding sequence ATGAAAGGTGTTGATGACCTAGACTTCTTTATTGGTGATGAAGCAATAGAAAAACCTACGTATGCAACAAAGTGGTCAATTCGCCATGGTATAGTTGAAGATTGGGACTTGATGGAAAGGTTTATGGAACAAgtgatctttaaatatttaagggCAGAACCAGAAgaccattattttcttttgactGAACAGCCCCTGAATACTCCAGAAAACAGGGAATATACTGCTGAAATAATGTTTGAGTCCTTCAGTGTTCCAGGCTTGTACATTGCTGTGCAGGCTGTTCTTGCCTTAGCTGCATCTTGGACCTCAAGGCAAGTAGGAGAATGGACATTGACCGGTACAGTAATAGACAGTGGAGATGGTGTCACCCATGTCATTCCTGTGGCTGAAGGGTATGTGATTGGCAGCTGTATTAAGCACATTCCAATTGCAGGACGagatataacatattttattcagCAGTTGCTGAGAGACCGAGAAGTAGGAATCCCTCCAGAGCAATCCTTGGAAACTGCTAAGGCAGTAAAGGAGCGCTATAGTTATGTCTGCCCAGATTTAGTAAAAGAATTTAACAAGTATGACACAGATGGATCAAAGTGGATTAAGCAATATACTGGAATCAATGCTATCTCACAGAAAGAATTTTCTATTGATGTTGGTTATGAGAGATTCTTGGGACCTGAAATCTTTTTTCATCCAGAGTTTGCTAATCCAGACTTTACTCAACCTATCTCAGAAGTTGTAGATGAAGTAATTCAGAATTGCCCTATTGATGTCAGACGTCCTCTCTACAAGAATATTATCCTCTCTGGAGGTTCAACCACGTTCAGGGACTTTGGACGTCGCTTGCAAAGAGATTTGAAAAGAACTGTAGATGCCAGGCTGAAATTAAGTGAGGAATTGAGTGGTGGCAGATTGAAGCCAAAACCTATTGATGTACAAGTCATTACACACCACATGCAGAGATATGCAGTTTGGTTTGGAGAATCCATGCTGGCTTCCATGCCTGAGTTCTACCAAGTATGCCACACCAAAAAAGATTATGAAGAAACTGGACCTAGCATTTGTCGTCACAATCCAGTGTTTGGAGTCATGTCGTAA